The following coding sequences are from one Candidatus Latescibacter sp. window:
- a CDS encoding tetratricopeptide repeat protein → MVYRSINIRFVKALFCAGLLTAFSPGGAGQTRYMGEGYFETAMDKYVQGLYDEAIPLYRQFLEIAPYDFQGHYFLGRCYSFIGDRENARAYFEKSLRIIPDNYDAHYYLGVLLLHMGDSDEALDHFRQAHEKIPTLGDAVVQLGNVFRTRKEYTKAMEYYRQAMHIEPGQPDPYIAAGVMHREQGDIPGALKSLNKGLEKRPSCSEAFFEIGNTLKMKGDLDGAAANYTKALEIRPRYVEAQNNLGETLLAKGDREGARTGFEKALKIAPWYSPAAENLKKMSTDQ, encoded by the coding sequence ATGGTTTATCGGAGTATAAACATTCGTTTTGTCAAGGCTTTATTTTGCGCCGGATTGTTAACAGCTTTTTCACCGGGTGGAGCCGGCCAGACCCGGTATATGGGGGAAGGATATTTTGAGACCGCCATGGATAAATATGTCCAGGGGCTTTACGATGAGGCGATCCCCCTTTACCGGCAGTTTCTGGAAATCGCCCCCTATGATTTCCAGGGACATTATTTCCTCGGACGCTGTTACAGCTTTATCGGGGATCGTGAGAATGCGCGCGCCTATTTTGAAAAGTCTCTCCGGATCATTCCCGATAACTATGATGCTCATTACTATTTAGGCGTTCTGCTCCTTCACATGGGGGACTCCGACGAAGCGCTCGACCATTTCCGGCAAGCTCATGAAAAAATCCCTACCCTGGGAGATGCGGTTGTCCAGCTGGGAAACGTCTTCCGCACTCGCAAAGAATATACGAAAGCCATGGAATATTACCGTCAGGCCATGCACATCGAGCCCGGACAGCCGGACCCCTATATAGCCGCCGGGGTGATGCACCGTGAGCAGGGGGATATTCCGGGCGCTCTAAAGAGCCTTAACAAGGGACTTGAGAAAAGACCATCCTGTTCGGAAGCCTTTTTTGAAATCGGCAACACCCTTAAGATGAAGGGCGACCTTGACGGCGCCGCGGCGAATTACACGAAAGCGCTGGAAATACGGCCCCGGTATGTGGAGGCGCAGAACAACCTGGGAGAGACTCTTCTGGCCAAAGGGGACCGGGAAGGGGCTCGCACAGGATTCGAGAAAGCGCTGAAGATTGCTCCCTGGTACAGTCCGGCAGCCGAAAATCTCAAAAAAATGAGTACAGATCAATAG
- a CDS encoding sialidase family protein, protein MWAFTLFFLSVAPLKAAEPLIVRNVENIVAVDNVCAWPSLTLLPDGAIAATLFNKPSHGLMEGDVDCYVSGDGGRTWKFSGTPSPHEPKTIRMNHASGISNDGSLVVLCSGWGGKDFREYILPVMVSRSRDEGETWDRSGEVRLQEGMPNLIPFGNIIRVNGGTLAVSLYDAVSIPGINRAYVFFSTDDGRTWQDPAIIGGSGALENPALGNYNETSLLLTSQNRFLAAARTFTRNASLALLISENRGKSWIIPENLYGSGLTNPGEHPGHLLKLSDGRILLTYGIRWGSHGIGARVSNDNGLSWGQPMIVVSYGGNDGGYPSSVQFEDGTVVTAYYSDKNRFHDRYHMGVVRWKVPKE, encoded by the coding sequence TTGTGGGCTTTTACCCTATTTTTCCTGTCCGTCGCTCCCCTTAAAGCTGCCGAACCGTTGATAGTCCGGAATGTTGAAAATATCGTGGCGGTGGACAATGTCTGCGCATGGCCGAGTCTTACCCTCCTGCCGGACGGCGCCATTGCGGCCACTCTGTTCAACAAGCCATCACACGGCCTCATGGAAGGCGATGTGGACTGCTACGTGAGTGGAGACGGCGGCAGGACATGGAAATTTTCCGGAACGCCTTCTCCTCACGAACCCAAAACCATCCGGATGAATCATGCTTCCGGGATAAGCAACGATGGTTCCCTAGTGGTGCTTTGTTCCGGATGGGGCGGTAAGGACTTTCGTGAATACATTCTTCCGGTGATGGTCAGCCGCTCCCGCGACGAAGGCGAAACCTGGGACCGCAGCGGAGAGGTGAGGCTCCAGGAGGGCATGCCGAATCTTATTCCTTTTGGAAATATCATCCGGGTGAACGGTGGCACCCTTGCCGTTTCACTTTACGATGCCGTATCGATACCCGGAATAAACCGCGCCTACGTTTTTTTCAGCACCGATGACGGCAGAACCTGGCAGGACCCGGCCATAATCGGCGGGAGCGGCGCCCTCGAGAATCCCGCCCTTGGGAATTATAACGAAACGTCCCTCCTCCTTACTTCACAGAACCGTTTTCTGGCTGCCGCACGGACTTTCACACGGAACGCTTCTCTGGCGCTGCTGATTTCGGAAAATCGCGGAAAGTCCTGGATAATACCGGAAAATTTATACGGCAGCGGATTAACCAATCCGGGCGAGCACCCTGGACACCTCCTGAAACTCTCTGACGGTCGCATCCTTTTGACCTATGGCATCCGGTGGGGATCTCACGGTATCGGGGCGCGTGTCAGCAATGACAACGGGCTGAGCTGGGGACAGCCCATGATTGTGGTCTCTTACGGCGGCAATGACGGCGGATATCCTTCCAGCGTCCAATTTGAAGACGGCACCGTAGTGACCGCCTACTACAGCGATAAAAACCGGTTTCACGACCGTTACCATATGGGTGTAGTGCGCTGGAAAGTACCGAAAGAATAA
- a CDS encoding SprT family zinc-dependent metalloprotease, translated as MTDINYTLIRTPRRRTIGIRVSSDNIITVHAPLKISESRICEIVRSKSAWIRKRISIHEARNARLKPKQYKEGEEFLYQGELCRMEILWDSTGISLHEGRLLIGVPSGLDGQERSYIGRRLEEWYIRQAAQIFRDRVGFYQDALGLKANLIRVKTLRSRWGSCSIRGNLSFNWLLVMAPPGIIDYMVVHELAHCIHRNHSPAYWKLVESILPDYKTRKKWLRVNSFTLTL; from the coding sequence ATGACCGACATCAACTATACTCTCATCCGAACACCCCGCCGCAGAACCATCGGCATACGAGTATCCTCCGATAACATCATTACAGTACATGCTCCACTTAAAATCAGCGAGAGCCGGATCTGCGAAATTGTGAGGAGCAAATCTGCCTGGATCCGGAAAAGAATTTCCATACATGAAGCCAGGAATGCGCGGTTAAAACCGAAGCAATATAAAGAAGGTGAAGAATTCCTCTATCAGGGGGAGTTATGCCGTATGGAGATTTTATGGGATTCGACCGGAATCAGCCTGCATGAGGGGCGGCTCTTAATCGGTGTGCCTTCGGGGCTCGACGGCCAAGAACGGAGCTATATCGGCCGGCGCCTGGAAGAATGGTATATACGGCAGGCAGCGCAGATATTCCGTGACAGGGTGGGATTCTATCAGGATGCGCTCGGATTGAAAGCCAATCTGATCCGGGTGAAGACCCTGCGAAGCCGATGGGGAAGCTGCTCGATTCGGGGAAATCTCAGTTTCAACTGGCTTCTGGTCATGGCCCCGCCCGGTATCATCGATTACATGGTGGTACATGAGCTTGCCCACTGTATTCACCGGAACCATTCCCCGGCTTACTGGAAGCTTGTGGAATCCATCCTGCCCGATTACAAAACCCGGAAAAAATGGCTGAGAGTCAATTCATTTACGCTTACACTGTAA
- a CDS encoding cytidylate kinase-like family protein: MAIVTIARLTGSGGDIIASDVAEGLGYSLVDSSLIIRVAEEAGVSFEHAKSLDERSESRTIEWLKSIIVPRTDKFLREKGKYMDEVSRLNPEGYMEYVKNVLIGLAEKGNIVIVGRGGQYILKDLENAFHVRIIADIISRVYWIREHYKISETEALERIKKSDSMRRNFIERNFHAGWDDPLAYHLVVSSSKLGIDLTCKVIIEAAKKFSTCREYIPGVRDRRKGFDRRMAAQRRRGDRRSGFGVWTVRDIETAVLREGRPVRALSRLDRRKADRRKGLRRKEGL; the protein is encoded by the coding sequence ATGGCGATTGTAACTATTGCCAGACTAACAGGATCGGGAGGCGATATCATAGCATCCGATGTGGCCGAGGGGTTGGGATATAGTTTAGTCGATTCCAGCCTCATCATACGGGTGGCGGAAGAGGCCGGTGTAAGCTTCGAACACGCAAAAAGTCTCGATGAGAGATCTGAATCAAGAACAATAGAATGGCTGAAATCGATTATAGTTCCCCGCACGGATAAATTTCTCCGGGAAAAAGGGAAATATATGGATGAGGTGAGCCGCCTTAATCCTGAGGGTTATATGGAGTATGTCAAAAATGTTCTTATCGGGCTTGCTGAAAAAGGTAACATTGTCATAGTCGGCCGAGGAGGACAATACATTCTCAAGGACTTGGAAAATGCCTTCCATGTTCGTATCATTGCCGATATTATTTCAAGAGTTTACTGGATCAGGGAGCATTATAAAATTTCCGAGACGGAGGCGCTGGAGCGTATAAAAAAATCTGACAGCATGCGGAGAAATTTCATCGAGCGAAACTTCCATGCCGGTTGGGACGATCCTCTTGCTTACCACTTGGTGGTCAGCTCCTCAAAACTGGGTATAGATCTTACATGCAAAGTTATAATTGAAGCCGCCAAGAAATTCAGTACATGCCGTGAATATATCCCTGGTGTGAGGGATCGCCGGAAAGGATTCGACCGTCGCATGGCTGCTCAACGGAGGAGAGGAGATCGCCGTTCCGGATTTGGAGTATGGACCGTTCGGGACATCGAAACTGCGGTGCTGCGGGAAGGCCGCCCTGTGCGTGCTCTGAGCAGGCTTGACCGGAGGAAAGCCGACCGCCGTAAAGGGCTGCGCCGTAAAGAGGGTTTGTGA
- a CDS encoding M42 family metallopeptidase has protein sequence MRQESLDFLRNMLEKPSPSGYEQPVQEMWRTYTWAFADNVHTDVHGNSIGVINPQGTPRVLFAGHCDEIGFMVRYIDDKGFLYFGAIGGFDETIIPGRRVTIHTVNGSVPGVIGKAPIHLIKTEDRKKGAEITDLWIDICAKDKKEAESIVAIGDPVTYRYDFMQVRDDYYTARGFDDRIGSFIVAEILRELADSTALKASVYSVSTVQEEIGLRGAHTSAYGIDPQVGVATDVTFATDHPGLDQKHFGDIRLGSGPVIARGPNINPRVFDLLTETAKKNNIPYQVEGIPKSTGTDANAIQLTRAGVASGLVSVPARYMHTPVETLCLSDVEYTVKLMAAFAEAITPEMKFIP, from the coding sequence GTGAGACAAGAATCTTTAGATTTTTTAAGAAACATGCTCGAAAAACCAAGCCCCTCAGGGTACGAGCAGCCTGTGCAGGAAATGTGGCGCACCTATACCTGGGCTTTTGCCGATAATGTGCACACCGATGTCCATGGCAATTCCATAGGCGTGATAAATCCCCAGGGAACACCACGGGTGCTGTTTGCCGGACACTGCGATGAAATCGGATTTATGGTACGGTACATTGACGATAAGGGATTTCTCTACTTTGGGGCGATCGGCGGTTTCGATGAAACCATTATTCCCGGAAGAAGAGTGACCATTCATACTGTGAACGGTTCAGTTCCCGGTGTGATCGGGAAGGCGCCCATCCACCTCATCAAGACTGAAGACCGCAAGAAGGGGGCAGAGATAACCGATCTCTGGATTGACATATGCGCGAAGGATAAAAAAGAAGCCGAATCCATAGTGGCAATAGGCGACCCGGTCACCTACCGTTACGATTTCATGCAGGTCAGGGATGATTACTATACTGCACGCGGTTTCGACGACCGCATCGGTTCATTCATAGTGGCGGAGATACTGCGGGAACTGGCCGATTCAACCGCTCTCAAGGCATCGGTGTACAGCGTTTCCACTGTTCAGGAAGAAATCGGGCTGAGAGGCGCCCACACAAGCGCATACGGCATAGATCCCCAGGTGGGAGTAGCTACCGATGTCACCTTTGCCACCGATCACCCCGGACTCGATCAGAAGCATTTCGGCGATATCAGGCTCGGATCCGGCCCGGTAATAGCCCGCGGCCCGAATATCAATCCCCGGGTATTTGATCTTCTGACAGAAACCGCAAAAAAGAATAACATACCCTACCAGGTGGAGGGAATTCCAAAATCCACAGGCACCGATGCCAATGCCATCCAGTTGACCAGGGCAGGTGTCGCTTCGGGGCTGGTATCGGTTCCTGCGAGGTACATGCATACACCGGTTGAGACTCTCTGCCTCTCGGATGTGGAGTACACGGTGAAACTCATGGCCGCTTTCGCTGAAGCGATAACTCCCGAAATGAAATTCATTCCGTAA